A single Nicotiana tabacum cultivar K326 chromosome 5, ASM71507v2, whole genome shotgun sequence DNA region contains:
- the LOC107809095 gene encoding lycopene beta cyclase, chloroplastic-like, with protein sequence MDTLLKTPNKLEFLHPLHGFSVKASSFNSVKPHKFGSRKFCEDWGKGVCVKASSSTLLELVPETKKENLDFELPMYDPSKGLVVDLAVVGGGPAGLAVAQQVSEAGLSVVSIDPSPKLIWPNNYGVWVDEFEAMDLLDCLDATWSGTVVYIDDNTTKDLDRPYGRVNRKQLKSKMMQKCILNGVKFHHAKVIKVIHEEAKSMLICNDGVTIQATVVLDATGFSRCLVQYDKPYNPGYQVAYGILAEVEEHPFDTSKMVLMDWRDSHLGNNMELRERNRKVPTFLYAMPFSSNSIFLEETSLVARPGLRMDDIQERMVARLNHLGIKVKSIEEDEYCVIPMGGPLPVLPQRVVGVGGTAGMVHPSTGYMVARTLAAAPVVANAIIQYLGSEKDLFGNELSAAVWKDLWPIERRRQREFFCFGMDILLKLDLPATRRFFDAFFDLEPRYWHGFLSSRLYLPELIFFGLSLFARASNTSRIEIMTKGTLPLVNMINNLIQDTE encoded by the coding sequence ATGGATACATTGTTGAAAACCCCAAATAAGCTTGAGTTTTTGCACCCACTTCATGGATTTTCGGTTAAAGCTAGCTCCTTTAACTCTGTAAAGCCCCATAAGTTTGGTTCTAGGAAATTTTGTGAAGATTGGGGTAAAGGGGTTTGTGTTAAGGCTAGTAGTAGTACCCTTTTGGAGCTTGTACCTGAGACCAAAAAGGAAAATCTTGATTTTGAGCTTCCTATGTATGACCCTTCAAAAGGTCTTGTTGTAGATCTAGCTGTGGTTGGTGGTGGACCCGCTGGACTTGCGGTTGCACAGCAGGTTTCAGAGGCTGGACTATCGGTTGTTTCAATCGATCCATCGCCGAAATTGATATGGCCCAATAACTATGGTGTTTGGGTGGATGAATTTGAGGCCATGGATTTGTTGGATTGCCTTGACGCTACATGGTCAGGTACTGTTGTTTATATCGATGACAATACAACTAAAGATCTTGATAGACCTTATGGAAGGGTTAATAGGAAACAGCTTAAGTCCAAAATGATGCAGAAATGCATACTAAACGGTGTTAAATTCCACCACGCCAAAGTTATAAAGGTAATTCACGAGGAAGCTAAATCTATGCTGATTTGCAATGATGGTGTAACTATTCAGGCAACGGTGGTTCTTGATGCAACTGGCTTCTCAAGATGTCTTGTTCAGTATGATAAGCCATATAATCCTGGATATCAAGTAGCTTATGGCATATTGGCGGAAGTGGAGGAACATCCCTTTGATACAAGTAAGATGGTTCTCATGGATTGGCGAGATTCGCATCTTGGTAATAATATGGAGCTGAGGGAGAGAAATAGAAAAGTTCCAACTTTTTTATATGCCATGCCATTTTCATCGAATAGTATATTTCTTGAAGAAACCTCACTTGTTGCTCGTCCTGGATTGCGTATGGACGATATTCAAGAAAGAATGGTGGCTCGTTTAAATCACTTGGGTATTAAAGTTAAGAGCATTGAAGAGGACGAGTATTGTGTAATTCCGATGGGAGGCCCTCTTCCTGTATTACCTCAGAGAGTTGTTGGAGTTGGTGGTACAGCTGGTATGGTTCATCCCTCAACAGGTTATATGGTAGCAAGGACCCTAGCTGCAGCTCCGGTCGTCGCTAATGCAATAATTCAATACCTTGGTTCTGAGAAAGACCTTTTTGGTAATGAGTTATCTGCAGCTGTTTGGAAAGATTTGTGGCCCATAGAAAGGAGACGTCAAAGAGAATTCTTTTGCTTCGGTATGGATATTCTTCTGAAGCTTGATTTACCCGCTACGAGAAGGTTTTTCGATGCCTTTTTTGATCTAGAACCTCGTTATTGGCATGGCTTCTTGTCATCTCGGCTGTATCTTCCCGAGCTTATATTTTTTGGGCTGTCCCTTTTCGCTCGCGCTTCAAATACTTCCAGAATAGAGATTATGACAAAGGGAACTCTTCCTTTGGTAAATATGATCAACAATTTGATACAGGATACTGAATGA
- the LOC107809076 gene encoding uncharacterized protein LOC107809076 produces the protein MVLAFRNIKEERFLKHIQSDPSQRDPNLWCEFHGTHGHRSKDCQHLREEVAVLLKNGHLREFLSDRAKINYGKNQDTGETAKLAVGSPHLTINMIFGGDEVNGVIFLAAKKTKISKTHGKRIREASEDDDITFIDDDANGLLLPHNNAMVISLNVLNFKIKCVLVDPSSSDNIIQWRVLEQVKLTGNIVPATKLPAGFNLTSVMIR, from the coding sequence ATGGTTTTGGCTTTTAGAAATATTAAGGAGGAAAGATTTTTGAAACATATTCAATCGGATCCTAGTCAAAGAGATCCTAATCTATGGTGTGAATTCCACGGAACACATGGACATAGATCTAAGGACTGTCAGCACCTTCGGGAAGAGGTTGCAGTGCTACTGAAGAATGGTCACCTTAGAGAATTTCTAAGTGATCGGGCCAAAATCAATTATGGGAAAAATCAAGACACTGGGGAGACGGCTAAACTAGCTGTAGGGTCACCTCACTTGACGATTAACATGATCTTTGGTGGTGACGAAGTAAATGGGGTGATATTTTTAGCAGCAAAGAagacaaaaatatcaaaaactcaTGGCAAGAGGATTCGAGAAGCTTCAGAAGATGATGACATCACCTTTATAGACGATGATGCTAATGGCCTTCTTCTACCGCACAATAATGCTATGGTAATATCACTTAATgtcttaaattttaaaattaaatgtgtgtTGGTTGATCCAAGTAGTTCAgacaatatcatacaatggagagtattggagcaagtGAAGTTAACCGGAAATATAGTTCCGGCAACAAAGCTTCCAGCCGGGTTCAACTTAACAAGCGTTATGATTCGATGA